One stretch of Cygnus olor isolate bCygOlo1 chromosome 1, bCygOlo1.pri.v2, whole genome shotgun sequence DNA includes these proteins:
- the PFKFB3 gene encoding 6-phosphofructo-2-kinase/fructose-2,6-bisphosphatase 3 isoform X6 yields the protein MKEGNKTRNGAGHRAPAQTCLLPPMPFRKACGPQLANSPTVIVMVGLPARGKTYISKKLTRYLNWIGVPTKVFNVGEYRREAVKHYSSYDFFRPDNEEAMKVRRQCALAALRDVKQYLTEEAGQIAVFDATNTTRERRGMILNFAKENGFKVFFIESVCNDPTVVATNVMEVKLSSPDYRDCNSTDAMEDFMKRINCYQASYQPLDPDDYDRELSLIKVIDVGRRFLVNRVQDHIQSRIVYYLMNIHVQPRTIYLCRHGESEFNLKGKIGGDSGLSNRGKKFALALNKFVEEQNLKDLKVWTSQLKRTIQTAEALQLPYEQWKALNEIDAGVCEEMTYEEIRDQHPEEFALRDQDKYYYRYPSGESYQDLVQRLEPVIMELERQENVLVICHQAVMRCLLAYFLDKSADEMPYLKCPLHTVLKLTPVAYGCRVESISLNIEAVNTHRERPENMNNSQKPS from the exons CCTGTGGGCCTCAGCTCGCCAATTCCCCCACTGTGATAGTGATGGTTGGCCTCCCGGCCCGGGGGAAGACCTACATCTCCAAGAAGCTGACTCGCTACCTCAACTGGATCGGTGTCCCAACAAAAG TTTTCAATGTGGGCGAGTATCGCCGCGAGGCGGTGAAGCATTACAGCTCCTACGACTTCTTCCGCCCCGACAACGAGGAGGCCATGAAAGTCCGGAG GCAGTGTGCCCTGGCTGCCCTGAGGGATGTCAAGCAGTACCTGACAGAGGAGGCTGGCCAGATCGCG gtttTTGATGCCACCAATACCACACGGGAGAGAAGAGGGATGATCCTAAACTTTGCCAAAGAAAATGGGTTCAAG GTGTTCTTCATTGAGTCTGTCTGCAATGATCCCACGGTGGTTGCCACCAATGTTATG gaagTAAAATTGTCCAGCCCTGATTACCGGGACTGTAATTCGACCGATGCCATGGAGGACTTTATGAAGAGAATCAATTGTTACCAGGCCAGCTACCAGCCACTTGACCCTGATGACTATGACCG GGAGCTTTCTCTCATCAAAGTCATCGACGTTGGTCGGCGGTTCCTGGTCAACAGGGTCCAGGATCACATCCAGAGCAGGATCGTTTACTACCTGATGAACATCCATGTCCAGCCCCGCACCATTTACCTGTGTCGGCACGGCGAAAGCGAGTTCAACCTCAAGGGGAAGATTGGAGGTGACTCGGGCCTCTCCAACAGGGGCAAGAAG TTTGCGCTGGCACTGAACAAGTTTGTTGAGGAGCAGAACCTAAAGGACCTCAAAGTCTGGACCAGCCAACTAAAGAGAACAATCCAAACAGCAGAAGCACTCCAGCTGCCTTATGAGCAGTGGAAGGCACTTAACGAAATAGATGCT GGTGTGTGTGAAGAAATGACCTACGAAGAAATCAGGGACCAGCATCCAGAGGAATTTGCTTTACGTGATCAGGATAAATATTACTACCGCTATCCTTCTGGAGAG TCCTACCAAGATCTGGTGCAGCGCCTAGAGCCAGTCATCATGGAGCTGGAGAGACAAGAGAACGTCCTCGTGATCTGTCACCAGGCGGTCATGCGCTGTCTCCTTGCTTACTTCTTGGACAAAAGTGCAG acGAAATGCCCTACCTGAAGTGTCCTCTTCACACAGTATTGAAGCTGACCCCGGTGGCCTATG GCTGCCGGGTGGAATCCATCTCTCTGAACATCGAAGCTGTTAACACCCACAGGGAGCGGCCAGAG AACATGAACAACTCGCAGAAGCCATCATGA
- the PFKFB3 gene encoding 6-phosphofructo-2-kinase/fructose-2,6-bisphosphatase 3 isoform X5 — protein sequence MKEGNKTRNGAGHRAPAQTCLLPPMPFRKACGPQLANSPTVIVMVGLPARGKTYISKKLTRYLNWIGVPTKVFNVGEYRREAVKHYSSYDFFRPDNEEAMKVRRQCALAALRDVKQYLTEEAGQIAVFDATNTTRERRGMILNFAKENGFKVFFIESVCNDPTVVATNVMEVKLSSPDYRDCNSTDAMEDFMKRINCYQASYQPLDPDDYDRELSLIKVIDVGRRFLVNRVQDHIQSRIVYYLMNIHVQPRTIYLCRHGESEFNLKGKIGGDSGLSNRGKKFALALNKFVEEQNLKDLKVWTSQLKRTIQTAEALQLPYEQWKALNEIDAGVCEEMTYEEIRDQHPEEFALRDQDKYYYRYPSGESYQDLVQRLEPVIMELERQENVLVICHQAVMRCLLAYFLDKSADEMPYLKCPLHTVLKLTPVAYGCRVESISLNIEAVNTHRERPEEAKKGPNPLMRRNSVTPLASPEPTKKPRINSFEEHVAVSSALPGCVPQEVPTQLPGQNMNNSQKPS from the exons CCTGTGGGCCTCAGCTCGCCAATTCCCCCACTGTGATAGTGATGGTTGGCCTCCCGGCCCGGGGGAAGACCTACATCTCCAAGAAGCTGACTCGCTACCTCAACTGGATCGGTGTCCCAACAAAAG TTTTCAATGTGGGCGAGTATCGCCGCGAGGCGGTGAAGCATTACAGCTCCTACGACTTCTTCCGCCCCGACAACGAGGAGGCCATGAAAGTCCGGAG GCAGTGTGCCCTGGCTGCCCTGAGGGATGTCAAGCAGTACCTGACAGAGGAGGCTGGCCAGATCGCG gtttTTGATGCCACCAATACCACACGGGAGAGAAGAGGGATGATCCTAAACTTTGCCAAAGAAAATGGGTTCAAG GTGTTCTTCATTGAGTCTGTCTGCAATGATCCCACGGTGGTTGCCACCAATGTTATG gaagTAAAATTGTCCAGCCCTGATTACCGGGACTGTAATTCGACCGATGCCATGGAGGACTTTATGAAGAGAATCAATTGTTACCAGGCCAGCTACCAGCCACTTGACCCTGATGACTATGACCG GGAGCTTTCTCTCATCAAAGTCATCGACGTTGGTCGGCGGTTCCTGGTCAACAGGGTCCAGGATCACATCCAGAGCAGGATCGTTTACTACCTGATGAACATCCATGTCCAGCCCCGCACCATTTACCTGTGTCGGCACGGCGAAAGCGAGTTCAACCTCAAGGGGAAGATTGGAGGTGACTCGGGCCTCTCCAACAGGGGCAAGAAG TTTGCGCTGGCACTGAACAAGTTTGTTGAGGAGCAGAACCTAAAGGACCTCAAAGTCTGGACCAGCCAACTAAAGAGAACAATCCAAACAGCAGAAGCACTCCAGCTGCCTTATGAGCAGTGGAAGGCACTTAACGAAATAGATGCT GGTGTGTGTGAAGAAATGACCTACGAAGAAATCAGGGACCAGCATCCAGAGGAATTTGCTTTACGTGATCAGGATAAATATTACTACCGCTATCCTTCTGGAGAG TCCTACCAAGATCTGGTGCAGCGCCTAGAGCCAGTCATCATGGAGCTGGAGAGACAAGAGAACGTCCTCGTGATCTGTCACCAGGCGGTCATGCGCTGTCTCCTTGCTTACTTCTTGGACAAAAGTGCAG acGAAATGCCCTACCTGAAGTGTCCTCTTCACACAGTATTGAAGCTGACCCCGGTGGCCTATG GCTGCCGGGTGGAATCCATCTCTCTGAACATCGAAGCTGTTAACACCCACAGGGAGCGGCCAGAG GAAGCAAAGAAGGGACCTAACCCGCTCATGAGACGTAATAGCGTTACCCCTCTAGCAAGCCCAGAGCCCACCAAAAAACCTCGCATCAACAGCTTTGAGGAGCATGTGGCTGTTTCTTCCGCCCTGCCAGGCTGTGTTCCTCAGGAAGTGCCCACGCAGCTGCCGGGACAA AACATGAACAACTCGCAGAAGCCATCATGA
- the PFKFB3 gene encoding 6-phosphofructo-2-kinase/fructose-2,6-bisphosphatase 3 isoform X8, protein MPMELTQSRIQKIWLPNDNRPALPRRSCGPQLANSPTVIVMVGLPARGKTYISKKLTRYLNWIGVPTKVFNVGEYRREAVKHYSSYDFFRPDNEEAMKVRRQCALAALRDVKQYLTEEAGQIAVFDATNTTRERRGMILNFAKENGFKVFFIESVCNDPTVVATNVMEVKLSSPDYRDCNSTDAMEDFMKRINCYQASYQPLDPDDYDRELSLIKVIDVGRRFLVNRVQDHIQSRIVYYLMNIHVQPRTIYLCRHGESEFNLKGKIGGDSGLSNRGKKFALALNKFVEEQNLKDLKVWTSQLKRTIQTAEALQLPYEQWKALNEIDAGVCEEMTYEEIRDQHPEEFALRDQDKYYYRYPSGESYQDLVQRLEPVIMELERQENVLVICHQAVMRCLLAYFLDKSADEMPYLKCPLHTVLKLTPVAYGCRVESISLNIEAVNTHRERPEEAKKGPNPLMRRNSVTPLASPEPTKKPRINSFEEHVAVSSALPGCVPQEVPTQLPGQNMNNSQKPS, encoded by the exons ATGCCCATGGAGCTGACGCAAAGCCGCATCCAGAAGATTTGGCTCCCCAATGACAACCGGCCGGCGCTGCCCCGCCGCT CCTGTGGGCCTCAGCTCGCCAATTCCCCCACTGTGATAGTGATGGTTGGCCTCCCGGCCCGGGGGAAGACCTACATCTCCAAGAAGCTGACTCGCTACCTCAACTGGATCGGTGTCCCAACAAAAG TTTTCAATGTGGGCGAGTATCGCCGCGAGGCGGTGAAGCATTACAGCTCCTACGACTTCTTCCGCCCCGACAACGAGGAGGCCATGAAAGTCCGGAG GCAGTGTGCCCTGGCTGCCCTGAGGGATGTCAAGCAGTACCTGACAGAGGAGGCTGGCCAGATCGCG gtttTTGATGCCACCAATACCACACGGGAGAGAAGAGGGATGATCCTAAACTTTGCCAAAGAAAATGGGTTCAAG GTGTTCTTCATTGAGTCTGTCTGCAATGATCCCACGGTGGTTGCCACCAATGTTATG gaagTAAAATTGTCCAGCCCTGATTACCGGGACTGTAATTCGACCGATGCCATGGAGGACTTTATGAAGAGAATCAATTGTTACCAGGCCAGCTACCAGCCACTTGACCCTGATGACTATGACCG GGAGCTTTCTCTCATCAAAGTCATCGACGTTGGTCGGCGGTTCCTGGTCAACAGGGTCCAGGATCACATCCAGAGCAGGATCGTTTACTACCTGATGAACATCCATGTCCAGCCCCGCACCATTTACCTGTGTCGGCACGGCGAAAGCGAGTTCAACCTCAAGGGGAAGATTGGAGGTGACTCGGGCCTCTCCAACAGGGGCAAGAAG TTTGCGCTGGCACTGAACAAGTTTGTTGAGGAGCAGAACCTAAAGGACCTCAAAGTCTGGACCAGCCAACTAAAGAGAACAATCCAAACAGCAGAAGCACTCCAGCTGCCTTATGAGCAGTGGAAGGCACTTAACGAAATAGATGCT GGTGTGTGTGAAGAAATGACCTACGAAGAAATCAGGGACCAGCATCCAGAGGAATTTGCTTTACGTGATCAGGATAAATATTACTACCGCTATCCTTCTGGAGAG TCCTACCAAGATCTGGTGCAGCGCCTAGAGCCAGTCATCATGGAGCTGGAGAGACAAGAGAACGTCCTCGTGATCTGTCACCAGGCGGTCATGCGCTGTCTCCTTGCTTACTTCTTGGACAAAAGTGCAG acGAAATGCCCTACCTGAAGTGTCCTCTTCACACAGTATTGAAGCTGACCCCGGTGGCCTATG GCTGCCGGGTGGAATCCATCTCTCTGAACATCGAAGCTGTTAACACCCACAGGGAGCGGCCAGAG GAAGCAAAGAAGGGACCTAACCCGCTCATGAGACGTAATAGCGTTACCCCTCTAGCAAGCCCAGAGCCCACCAAAAAACCTCGCATCAACAGCTTTGAGGAGCATGTGGCTGTTTCTTCCGCCCTGCCAGGCTGTGTTCCTCAGGAAGTGCCCACGCAGCTGCCGGGACAA AACATGAACAACTCGCAGAAGCCATCATGA
- the PFKFB3 gene encoding 6-phosphofructo-2-kinase/fructose-2,6-bisphosphatase 3 isoform X7: MPMELTQSRIQKIWLPNDNRPALPRRSCGPQLANSPTVIVMVGLPARGKTYISKKLTRYLNWIGVPTKVFNVGEYRREAVKHYSSYDFFRPDNEEAMKVRRQCALAALRDVKQYLTEEAGQIAVFDATNTTRERRGMILNFAKENGFKVFFIESVCNDPTVVATNVMEVKLSSPDYRDCNSTDAMEDFMKRINCYQASYQPLDPDDYDRELSLIKVIDVGRRFLVNRVQDHIQSRIVYYLMNIHVQPRTIYLCRHGESEFNLKGKIGGDSGLSNRGKKFALALNKFVEEQNLKDLKVWTSQLKRTIQTAEALQLPYEQWKALNEIDAGVCEEMTYEEIRDQHPEEFALRDQDKYYYRYPSGESYQDLVQRLEPVIMELERQENVLVICHQAVMRCLLAYFLDKSADEMPYLKCPLHTVLKLTPVAYGCRVESISLNIEAVNTHRERPENMNNSQKPS; the protein is encoded by the exons ATGCCCATGGAGCTGACGCAAAGCCGCATCCAGAAGATTTGGCTCCCCAATGACAACCGGCCGGCGCTGCCCCGCCGCT CCTGTGGGCCTCAGCTCGCCAATTCCCCCACTGTGATAGTGATGGTTGGCCTCCCGGCCCGGGGGAAGACCTACATCTCCAAGAAGCTGACTCGCTACCTCAACTGGATCGGTGTCCCAACAAAAG TTTTCAATGTGGGCGAGTATCGCCGCGAGGCGGTGAAGCATTACAGCTCCTACGACTTCTTCCGCCCCGACAACGAGGAGGCCATGAAAGTCCGGAG GCAGTGTGCCCTGGCTGCCCTGAGGGATGTCAAGCAGTACCTGACAGAGGAGGCTGGCCAGATCGCG gtttTTGATGCCACCAATACCACACGGGAGAGAAGAGGGATGATCCTAAACTTTGCCAAAGAAAATGGGTTCAAG GTGTTCTTCATTGAGTCTGTCTGCAATGATCCCACGGTGGTTGCCACCAATGTTATG gaagTAAAATTGTCCAGCCCTGATTACCGGGACTGTAATTCGACCGATGCCATGGAGGACTTTATGAAGAGAATCAATTGTTACCAGGCCAGCTACCAGCCACTTGACCCTGATGACTATGACCG GGAGCTTTCTCTCATCAAAGTCATCGACGTTGGTCGGCGGTTCCTGGTCAACAGGGTCCAGGATCACATCCAGAGCAGGATCGTTTACTACCTGATGAACATCCATGTCCAGCCCCGCACCATTTACCTGTGTCGGCACGGCGAAAGCGAGTTCAACCTCAAGGGGAAGATTGGAGGTGACTCGGGCCTCTCCAACAGGGGCAAGAAG TTTGCGCTGGCACTGAACAAGTTTGTTGAGGAGCAGAACCTAAAGGACCTCAAAGTCTGGACCAGCCAACTAAAGAGAACAATCCAAACAGCAGAAGCACTCCAGCTGCCTTATGAGCAGTGGAAGGCACTTAACGAAATAGATGCT GGTGTGTGTGAAGAAATGACCTACGAAGAAATCAGGGACCAGCATCCAGAGGAATTTGCTTTACGTGATCAGGATAAATATTACTACCGCTATCCTTCTGGAGAG TCCTACCAAGATCTGGTGCAGCGCCTAGAGCCAGTCATCATGGAGCTGGAGAGACAAGAGAACGTCCTCGTGATCTGTCACCAGGCGGTCATGCGCTGTCTCCTTGCTTACTTCTTGGACAAAAGTGCAG acGAAATGCCCTACCTGAAGTGTCCTCTTCACACAGTATTGAAGCTGACCCCGGTGGCCTATG GCTGCCGGGTGGAATCCATCTCTCTGAACATCGAAGCTGTTAACACCCACAGGGAGCGGCCAGAG AACATGAACAACTCGCAGAAGCCATCATGA
- the PFKFB3 gene encoding 6-phosphofructo-2-kinase/fructose-2,6-bisphosphatase 3 isoform X1, whose translation MKEGNKTRNGAGHRAPAQTCLLPPMPFRKACGPQLANSPTVIVMVGLPARGKTYISKKLTRYLNWIGVPTKVFNVGEYRREAVKHYSSYDFFRPDNEEAMKVRRQCALAALRDVKQYLTEEAGQIAVFDATNTTRERRGMILNFAKENGFKVFFIESVCNDPTVVATNVMEVKLSSPDYRDCNSTDAMEDFMKRINCYQASYQPLDPDDYDRELSLIKVIDVGRRFLVNRVQDHIQSRIVYYLMNIHVQPRTIYLCRHGESEFNLKGKIGGDSGLSNRGKKFALALNKFVEEQNLKDLKVWTSQLKRTIQTAEALQLPYEQWKALNEIDAGVCEEMTYEEIRDQHPEEFALRDQDKYYYRYPSGESYQDLVQRLEPVIMELERQENVLVICHQAVMRCLLAYFLDKSADEMPYLKCPLHTVLKLTPVAYGCRVESISLNIEAVNTHRERPEEAKKGPNPLMRRNSVTPLASPEPTKKPRINSFEEHVAVSSALPGCVPQEVPTQLPGQPLLGKACLCCLNSCLLPE comes from the exons CCTGTGGGCCTCAGCTCGCCAATTCCCCCACTGTGATAGTGATGGTTGGCCTCCCGGCCCGGGGGAAGACCTACATCTCCAAGAAGCTGACTCGCTACCTCAACTGGATCGGTGTCCCAACAAAAG TTTTCAATGTGGGCGAGTATCGCCGCGAGGCGGTGAAGCATTACAGCTCCTACGACTTCTTCCGCCCCGACAACGAGGAGGCCATGAAAGTCCGGAG GCAGTGTGCCCTGGCTGCCCTGAGGGATGTCAAGCAGTACCTGACAGAGGAGGCTGGCCAGATCGCG gtttTTGATGCCACCAATACCACACGGGAGAGAAGAGGGATGATCCTAAACTTTGCCAAAGAAAATGGGTTCAAG GTGTTCTTCATTGAGTCTGTCTGCAATGATCCCACGGTGGTTGCCACCAATGTTATG gaagTAAAATTGTCCAGCCCTGATTACCGGGACTGTAATTCGACCGATGCCATGGAGGACTTTATGAAGAGAATCAATTGTTACCAGGCCAGCTACCAGCCACTTGACCCTGATGACTATGACCG GGAGCTTTCTCTCATCAAAGTCATCGACGTTGGTCGGCGGTTCCTGGTCAACAGGGTCCAGGATCACATCCAGAGCAGGATCGTTTACTACCTGATGAACATCCATGTCCAGCCCCGCACCATTTACCTGTGTCGGCACGGCGAAAGCGAGTTCAACCTCAAGGGGAAGATTGGAGGTGACTCGGGCCTCTCCAACAGGGGCAAGAAG TTTGCGCTGGCACTGAACAAGTTTGTTGAGGAGCAGAACCTAAAGGACCTCAAAGTCTGGACCAGCCAACTAAAGAGAACAATCCAAACAGCAGAAGCACTCCAGCTGCCTTATGAGCAGTGGAAGGCACTTAACGAAATAGATGCT GGTGTGTGTGAAGAAATGACCTACGAAGAAATCAGGGACCAGCATCCAGAGGAATTTGCTTTACGTGATCAGGATAAATATTACTACCGCTATCCTTCTGGAGAG TCCTACCAAGATCTGGTGCAGCGCCTAGAGCCAGTCATCATGGAGCTGGAGAGACAAGAGAACGTCCTCGTGATCTGTCACCAGGCGGTCATGCGCTGTCTCCTTGCTTACTTCTTGGACAAAAGTGCAG acGAAATGCCCTACCTGAAGTGTCCTCTTCACACAGTATTGAAGCTGACCCCGGTGGCCTATG GCTGCCGGGTGGAATCCATCTCTCTGAACATCGAAGCTGTTAACACCCACAGGGAGCGGCCAGAG GAAGCAAAGAAGGGACCTAACCCGCTCATGAGACGTAATAGCGTTACCCCTCTAGCAAGCCCAGAGCCCACCAAAAAACCTCGCATCAACAGCTTTGAGGAGCATGTGGCTGTTTCTTCCGCCCTGCCAGGCTGTGTTCCTCAGGAAGTGCCCACGCAGCTGCCGGGACAA cctTTACTAGGAAAGGCATGCCT ATGCTGCCTAAattcctgcctcctccctgaATAG
- the PFKFB3 gene encoding 6-phosphofructo-2-kinase/fructose-2,6-bisphosphatase 3 isoform X4, whose product MPMELTQSRIQKIWLPNDNRPALPRRSCGPQLANSPTVIVMVGLPARGKTYISKKLTRYLNWIGVPTKVFNVGEYRREAVKHYSSYDFFRPDNEEAMKVRRQCALAALRDVKQYLTEEAGQIAVFDATNTTRERRGMILNFAKENGFKVFFIESVCNDPTVVATNVMEVKLSSPDYRDCNSTDAMEDFMKRINCYQASYQPLDPDDYDRELSLIKVIDVGRRFLVNRVQDHIQSRIVYYLMNIHVQPRTIYLCRHGESEFNLKGKIGGDSGLSNRGKKFALALNKFVEEQNLKDLKVWTSQLKRTIQTAEALQLPYEQWKALNEIDAGVCEEMTYEEIRDQHPEEFALRDQDKYYYRYPSGESYQDLVQRLEPVIMELERQENVLVICHQAVMRCLLAYFLDKSADEMPYLKCPLHTVLKLTPVAYGCRVESISLNIEAVNTHRERPEEAKKGPNPLMRRNSVTPLASPEPTKKPRINSFEEHVAVSSALPGCVPQEVPTQLPGQPLLGKACLT is encoded by the exons ATGCCCATGGAGCTGACGCAAAGCCGCATCCAGAAGATTTGGCTCCCCAATGACAACCGGCCGGCGCTGCCCCGCCGCT CCTGTGGGCCTCAGCTCGCCAATTCCCCCACTGTGATAGTGATGGTTGGCCTCCCGGCCCGGGGGAAGACCTACATCTCCAAGAAGCTGACTCGCTACCTCAACTGGATCGGTGTCCCAACAAAAG TTTTCAATGTGGGCGAGTATCGCCGCGAGGCGGTGAAGCATTACAGCTCCTACGACTTCTTCCGCCCCGACAACGAGGAGGCCATGAAAGTCCGGAG GCAGTGTGCCCTGGCTGCCCTGAGGGATGTCAAGCAGTACCTGACAGAGGAGGCTGGCCAGATCGCG gtttTTGATGCCACCAATACCACACGGGAGAGAAGAGGGATGATCCTAAACTTTGCCAAAGAAAATGGGTTCAAG GTGTTCTTCATTGAGTCTGTCTGCAATGATCCCACGGTGGTTGCCACCAATGTTATG gaagTAAAATTGTCCAGCCCTGATTACCGGGACTGTAATTCGACCGATGCCATGGAGGACTTTATGAAGAGAATCAATTGTTACCAGGCCAGCTACCAGCCACTTGACCCTGATGACTATGACCG GGAGCTTTCTCTCATCAAAGTCATCGACGTTGGTCGGCGGTTCCTGGTCAACAGGGTCCAGGATCACATCCAGAGCAGGATCGTTTACTACCTGATGAACATCCATGTCCAGCCCCGCACCATTTACCTGTGTCGGCACGGCGAAAGCGAGTTCAACCTCAAGGGGAAGATTGGAGGTGACTCGGGCCTCTCCAACAGGGGCAAGAAG TTTGCGCTGGCACTGAACAAGTTTGTTGAGGAGCAGAACCTAAAGGACCTCAAAGTCTGGACCAGCCAACTAAAGAGAACAATCCAAACAGCAGAAGCACTCCAGCTGCCTTATGAGCAGTGGAAGGCACTTAACGAAATAGATGCT GGTGTGTGTGAAGAAATGACCTACGAAGAAATCAGGGACCAGCATCCAGAGGAATTTGCTTTACGTGATCAGGATAAATATTACTACCGCTATCCTTCTGGAGAG TCCTACCAAGATCTGGTGCAGCGCCTAGAGCCAGTCATCATGGAGCTGGAGAGACAAGAGAACGTCCTCGTGATCTGTCACCAGGCGGTCATGCGCTGTCTCCTTGCTTACTTCTTGGACAAAAGTGCAG acGAAATGCCCTACCTGAAGTGTCCTCTTCACACAGTATTGAAGCTGACCCCGGTGGCCTATG GCTGCCGGGTGGAATCCATCTCTCTGAACATCGAAGCTGTTAACACCCACAGGGAGCGGCCAGAG GAAGCAAAGAAGGGACCTAACCCGCTCATGAGACGTAATAGCGTTACCCCTCTAGCAAGCCCAGAGCCCACCAAAAAACCTCGCATCAACAGCTTTGAGGAGCATGTGGCTGTTTCTTCCGCCCTGCCAGGCTGTGTTCCTCAGGAAGTGCCCACGCAGCTGCCGGGACAA cctTTACTAGGAAAGGCATGCCT AACATGA
- the PFKFB3 gene encoding 6-phosphofructo-2-kinase/fructose-2,6-bisphosphatase 3 isoform X2, producing the protein MPMELTQSRIQKIWLPNDNRPALPRRSCGPQLANSPTVIVMVGLPARGKTYISKKLTRYLNWIGVPTKVFNVGEYRREAVKHYSSYDFFRPDNEEAMKVRRQCALAALRDVKQYLTEEAGQIAVFDATNTTRERRGMILNFAKENGFKVFFIESVCNDPTVVATNVMEVKLSSPDYRDCNSTDAMEDFMKRINCYQASYQPLDPDDYDRELSLIKVIDVGRRFLVNRVQDHIQSRIVYYLMNIHVQPRTIYLCRHGESEFNLKGKIGGDSGLSNRGKKFALALNKFVEEQNLKDLKVWTSQLKRTIQTAEALQLPYEQWKALNEIDAGVCEEMTYEEIRDQHPEEFALRDQDKYYYRYPSGESYQDLVQRLEPVIMELERQENVLVICHQAVMRCLLAYFLDKSADEMPYLKCPLHTVLKLTPVAYGCRVESISLNIEAVNTHRERPEEAKKGPNPLMRRNSVTPLASPEPTKKPRINSFEEHVAVSSALPGCVPQEVPTQLPGQPLLGKACLCCLNSCLLPE; encoded by the exons ATGCCCATGGAGCTGACGCAAAGCCGCATCCAGAAGATTTGGCTCCCCAATGACAACCGGCCGGCGCTGCCCCGCCGCT CCTGTGGGCCTCAGCTCGCCAATTCCCCCACTGTGATAGTGATGGTTGGCCTCCCGGCCCGGGGGAAGACCTACATCTCCAAGAAGCTGACTCGCTACCTCAACTGGATCGGTGTCCCAACAAAAG TTTTCAATGTGGGCGAGTATCGCCGCGAGGCGGTGAAGCATTACAGCTCCTACGACTTCTTCCGCCCCGACAACGAGGAGGCCATGAAAGTCCGGAG GCAGTGTGCCCTGGCTGCCCTGAGGGATGTCAAGCAGTACCTGACAGAGGAGGCTGGCCAGATCGCG gtttTTGATGCCACCAATACCACACGGGAGAGAAGAGGGATGATCCTAAACTTTGCCAAAGAAAATGGGTTCAAG GTGTTCTTCATTGAGTCTGTCTGCAATGATCCCACGGTGGTTGCCACCAATGTTATG gaagTAAAATTGTCCAGCCCTGATTACCGGGACTGTAATTCGACCGATGCCATGGAGGACTTTATGAAGAGAATCAATTGTTACCAGGCCAGCTACCAGCCACTTGACCCTGATGACTATGACCG GGAGCTTTCTCTCATCAAAGTCATCGACGTTGGTCGGCGGTTCCTGGTCAACAGGGTCCAGGATCACATCCAGAGCAGGATCGTTTACTACCTGATGAACATCCATGTCCAGCCCCGCACCATTTACCTGTGTCGGCACGGCGAAAGCGAGTTCAACCTCAAGGGGAAGATTGGAGGTGACTCGGGCCTCTCCAACAGGGGCAAGAAG TTTGCGCTGGCACTGAACAAGTTTGTTGAGGAGCAGAACCTAAAGGACCTCAAAGTCTGGACCAGCCAACTAAAGAGAACAATCCAAACAGCAGAAGCACTCCAGCTGCCTTATGAGCAGTGGAAGGCACTTAACGAAATAGATGCT GGTGTGTGTGAAGAAATGACCTACGAAGAAATCAGGGACCAGCATCCAGAGGAATTTGCTTTACGTGATCAGGATAAATATTACTACCGCTATCCTTCTGGAGAG TCCTACCAAGATCTGGTGCAGCGCCTAGAGCCAGTCATCATGGAGCTGGAGAGACAAGAGAACGTCCTCGTGATCTGTCACCAGGCGGTCATGCGCTGTCTCCTTGCTTACTTCTTGGACAAAAGTGCAG acGAAATGCCCTACCTGAAGTGTCCTCTTCACACAGTATTGAAGCTGACCCCGGTGGCCTATG GCTGCCGGGTGGAATCCATCTCTCTGAACATCGAAGCTGTTAACACCCACAGGGAGCGGCCAGAG GAAGCAAAGAAGGGACCTAACCCGCTCATGAGACGTAATAGCGTTACCCCTCTAGCAAGCCCAGAGCCCACCAAAAAACCTCGCATCAACAGCTTTGAGGAGCATGTGGCTGTTTCTTCCGCCCTGCCAGGCTGTGTTCCTCAGGAAGTGCCCACGCAGCTGCCGGGACAA cctTTACTAGGAAAGGCATGCCT ATGCTGCCTAAattcctgcctcctccctgaATAG